AGGTGCTAAGAAGAGTAGGATTGCAGGATGAGGCTCACAGTAAAAAGCTGAAAGGATTTTCGAAGGGGATGCGTCAGAAATGCGGGATCGCGATTGCGATTCTTAAGGACTCCCCTGCTATTCTTCTTGACGAGCCGACCTCCGGCCTCGATCCTAAAGCAGGGCTCGAGTTCCTAACACTTCTTGATGAACTGCGCGCAGAGAATAAATCGATACTTATGTCCACACACGACATATTCCGCGCTAAAGAGATTGCCGATAAAATCGGGATTATGAATAACGGAAAGATCGTTATGCAGAAATCGAAAGAAGAGCTTGAGCACGAAAATCTTGAAAAACTCTATGTTGAATATATGGCCGGGTATATAGAAAAAGTTGCCTGATAGAGGCAAACCATCCCGCAATTCAAAAAATTTATGAGGAAGAAATGTTAAAACTGATCATAAAAAAAGAACTGAAGGAAATTCTGAATTCTTCAAAGTTCGTTTACAGTTTCGGAGTCTGTGCGCTTCTTATATTAGTCACTTTTTACGTCGGCGCTAAAAACTACCAGATAAACAGGAGTCAGTACGACGCAGCTGTTTCAGAGAACATCAGGTCGATGTCCGGAGTAACCGACTGGAGAATGATAAGTCACAAAATCTTTTTACCGCCCCAGCCGCTTGCCTCTTTAGTCTCCGGTATTTCAAATGATATCGGCAGGAACATACAGCTTCAGGGGCGGGGTGAGCTTACAGCACGCGACAGCAAATACAACGAGGAGCCGATATTCGCCGTATTCCGGTTCCTGGATCTAAACTTTCTGTTCCAGATCATACTCTCACTCTTCGCCATTTTATTCTGTTACAATGCTGTGAACGGCGAAAAGAAGAGAGGCACACTCAGGCTTATTTTTTCAAATTCACTGCCGCGGGATAAATTTATTCTCGGCAAGGTTATTGGATCCATAATTGCGCTTGCAGTTCCACTGCTGATCCCAATGCTTCTCGGTTCCCTGCTGCTTATAATTATGGGAATTCCGATGGAAGGATCCGACTGGATTAAACTAAGTCTGATTATTCTGGCCGGTTTTTTACTCTTCAGCGCTTTTATGAATCTTTCGGTATTCGTCTCAACCTTAACACAAAGCCCGTCTACTTCATTTCTACTGCTGTTGGTTATATGGATTCTCTTTGTTCTGGTAATCCCTAAATCATCCGTGTTAATTGCCGGACGCGCTGTTGATGTTCCATCAGTCGATCAGCTCAATACAAAGAAGAGTCAGTTTGCCGCGCAGTTAAACAGGGAACATTTCAATTCACTTAATAATTTCAAACCATCAAGCACAGACAAAGTGTTCGAGGAGTTCCAGAAGTTCATGGAGAAGAGTAACACAAGCAGGGATGAAAAGATGCAACTCTTCAACGAGAAACTGAACCGGGAAAGGATAAACCGTCAGGAGATCCAGAAGAATCTTGCACTTAACATTTCCCGTATTTCGCCGGGCGCCTGCTTTTCACTGGCCTCGGCAAGCCTTGCGGGGACTTCTCTGGATCTTATTAAAAACTACAGGGACCAGGCAAACTCATACCAGAAAAAGTTTGCCGAATTTCAAAAAGAAAAGACAGGAATGACAACAGGAGGCGGAATGATGTTCGTTATAAGAAACGATAACGATGAAAAACCGCCTGAGATCAATCCGTCTGAACTCCCGAAATTCAATTTCGTACCGGCATCGCTGAACGAATCTATTTACGGATCCGTAACCGATTTCGGACTGCTGCTTATCTTCAATCTTATATTCTTTGCCGGCTCATATATACGCTTTCTTAAATTCGATCTGAGATAGGAGACTAATAAAATGCTGAGACTATTAATAGAGAAGGAATTAAAAAATATTATTCAAAGCCCGAAGTTCGTAGC
This Melioribacteraceae bacterium DNA region includes the following protein-coding sequences:
- a CDS encoding ABC transporter permease subunit; this translates as MLKLIIKKELKEILNSSKFVYSFGVCALLILVTFYVGAKNYQINRSQYDAAVSENIRSMSGVTDWRMISHKIFLPPQPLASLVSGISNDIGRNIQLQGRGELTARDSKYNEEPIFAVFRFLDLNFLFQIILSLFAILFCYNAVNGEKKRGTLRLIFSNSLPRDKFILGKVIGSIIALAVPLLIPMLLGSLLLIIMGIPMEGSDWIKLSLIILAGFLLFSAFMNLSVFVSTLTQSPSTSFLLLLVIWILFVLVIPKSSVLIAGRAVDVPSVDQLNTKKSQFAAQLNREHFNSLNNFKPSSTDKVFEEFQKFMEKSNTSRDEKMQLFNEKLNRERINRQEIQKNLALNISRISPGACFSLASASLAGTSLDLIKNYRDQANSYQKKFAEFQKEKTGMTTGGGMMFVIRNDNDEKPPEINPSELPKFNFVPASLNESIYGSVTDFGLLLIFNLIFFAGSYIRFLKFDLR
- a CDS encoding ABC transporter ATP-binding protein, translated to MIVNENNGSLPMLEAVKLTKVYEDGLVALDNIGFTVHRGEIYAMLGGNGAGKTTTINIFLNLIGPTSGEAKINGVVTHINPLEAKKHVSFVSENVMLYPEFTAIQNLDFFARLGGKTEYSKDDYRQVLRRVGLQDEAHSKKLKGFSKGMRQKCGIAIAILKDSPAILLDEPTSGLDPKAGLEFLTLLDELRAENKSILMSTHDIFRAKEIADKIGIMNNGKIVMQKSKEELEHENLEKLYVEYMAGYIEKVA